One stretch of Tribolium castaneum strain GA2 chromosome 5, icTriCast1.1, whole genome shotgun sequence DNA includes these proteins:
- the LOC659493 gene encoding uncharacterized protein LOC659493 isoform X3, with protein MSENNVASKKEIGQGDSVNPAPQPAPTKAWVQFDEDGNGNSKDTPAVIATESVQVSLERSISKPAENNVAVLDPKPLRNVELPVATVEPIRQGFSNGDIIVTLLPVNTRFPWVTPAQFRPELVPEELMAQGLTLTVEEYVQAMELLVNDYRFTLYNVCYKRVLVVWIILAFSVLFGLLFSGLSGLTLFGLGIGWLVLNAAAIFFSMWIKYKLSRNLERCLAHVNKQLLRHKIVIALDDRGKISCHKVNLCFLYMDSAPCIAHLQTSIDQQERDPANGWEQRMDITAHDIVIQGSRTTRLSRKQDHA; from the exons ATGAGCGAGAATAATGTGGCGTCGAAGAAAGAAATAGGCCAGGGCGATAGTGTCAACCCTGCACCCCAGCCAGCACCCACCAAGGCCTGGGTGCAGTTCGATGAGGATGGAAATGGCAATAGTAAAGATACACCAGCTGTGATAGCGACTGAAAGCGTTCAAGTCAGCTTGGAAAGGAGCATAAGCAAGCCCGCGGAAAATAATGTCGCGGTTTTGGACCCCAAACCCTTGAGAAATGTGGAGTTACCAGTTGCTACAGTTGAACCTATTCGACAAGGATTct CTAATGGTGATATTATTGTAACACTTTTGCCTGTAAATACTCGTTTTCCATGGGTAACACCAGCTCAATTCCGTCCAGAACTAGTGCCTGAAGAGCTAATGGCCCAAGGACTGACT CTAACTGTGGAAGAGTATGTCCAGGCCATGGAGCTCTTAGTCAATGACTACCGATTCACACTATACAACGTGTGTTACAAGCGCGTGCTCGTCGTTTGGATCATCCTTGCATTTTCCGTACTATTCGGTTTATTATTCTCGGGTTTATCTGGTCTTACACTCTTCGGGTTAGGTATCGGTTGGTTAGTTTTAAACGCGGCTGCAATTTTCTTCTCAATGTGGATAAAGTATAAACTATCCCGCAACTTGGAACGATGTCTGGCTCATGTGAATAAACAGTTACTCAGACACAAAATTGTGATAGCACTCGACGATAGAGGAAAAATTTCGTGTCACAAAGTCAATCTTTGCTTCCTGTACATGGACTCAGCTCCGTGCATAGCACACTTGCAAACGAGCATCGATCAACAGGAGAGAGATCCGGCGAATGGATGGGAGCAGAGGATGGACATCACAGCCCATGACATTGTTATTCAAGGAAGTCGAACGACGAGGCTATCCAGGAAACAG gaCCATGCTTGA
- the rt gene encoding protein O-mannosyltransferase 1 yields MENLRNRKHKDKLIDQYSDNEKKSAQKEEIQVEKCKKRNGNTPSYLNNDEKEVSYSVKRAKFLRINFEIDLISVGLFLCGLLTRMYRLEEPKNIVFDELHYGKYVSLYMKNTFFFDSHPPLGKQLIAAVAYLAGFDGKFKFDKIGSPYPDTIPLFALRFVPAFFGSLIIPTSYHLMLELGLTQWTSLLAAVLLLLDNALLTQSRFILMESMLLFFALFGIFCILKFRQYYSNPYCIFWFLWLGLGFTSLTCALSVKYVGFYSFCLGVAILGRDFWKMLSSSTLTDRALLVRFVAQTAVAASVSFLIYLAVFYIHLKVLYKAGPHDSIMTSAFQASLEGGLASITKGQPLLVAHGSQITLRHTHGRTCWLHSHNHVYPIRYPDKRGSSHQQQVTCYSFKDVNNWWIVKRPNKNDLVVEQPIDAIKHGDVIQLVHGITSRALNSHDVAAPVSPQCQEVSCYIDYNVSMPAQNLWRVEILNRDQNGDSWHTIQSLIRLIHVDTNTALKFTGRQLPDWGFHQHEVAADRIINQDDTVWNVEEHRYTKSDDQKERERELVTAEMIPTAATSLTFWEKFFELHYKMLFSGTESVQNHMYSSEPLEWPLMARGIAYWVSSTSNAQIHLIGNLLLWYSGSAGLATYSTLLVFYLLRRRRQCYDLDTKKWEQFQLIGELFFTGYLFHYLPYFFVERTLFLHHYLPAFTFKTLLLAALLEHVYSTISDIFKIRVIKYIFILLIFLWICCIFYVFMKFIVLCYGTTPLTTNDIIDLRWKDTWDFIVHKN; encoded by the exons atggaaaatttaCGCAACAGGAAACATAAAGATAAGTTGATTGATCAATACAGCGACAATGAGAAAAAAAGCGCACAAAAAGAGGAAATTCAAGTCGAAAAATGTAAGAAACGAAACGGCAACACTCCTTCCTACTTAAACAATGACGAAAAAGAGGTCTCATACTCGGTTAAAAGGGCGAAGTTCCTGCGAATCAACTTCGAAATTGATTTAATCTCAGTGGGGTTATTTTTGTGTGGTTTACTGACTCGAATGTACAGGCTGGAAGAACCGAAAAATATTGT atTTGATGAGTTACATTATGGAAAGTACGTCTCTCTCTACAtgaaaaacacgtttttcTTTGATTCTCACCCCCCACTGGGCAAGCAGTTGATCGCAGCGGTGGCCTACTTGGCCGGTTTCGAcggaaaattcaaattcgaTAAAATCGGGAGCCCATACCCCGACACAATTCCGTTATTTGCGCTACGTTTCGTCCCTGCGTTTTTCGGCAGTTTGATAATACCCACCTCTTATCACTTGATGCTTGAGCTGGGGTTGACGCAATGGACTTCGTTGCTGGCGGCAGTATTACTTTTACTAGATAACGCTTTGTTGACCCAAAGCCGTTTCATTTTGATGGAGTCAATGCTACTCTTTTTCGCCTTATTTggcattttttgcattttgaaatttcgcCAATACTACTCCAACCcctattgcattttttggtttttgtggCTGGGGTTGGGGTTTACTTCACTGACGTGCGCTTTGTCCGTGAAGTACGTCGGGTTTTACTCGTTTTGTTTGGGGGTTGCCATCCTCGGACGCGACTTTTGGAAAATGTTGTCTTCCTCCACCCTCACAGATAGGGCCCTTTTGGTGCGGTTTGTGGCCCAAACGGCCGTTGCCGCTtcagtttcatttttaatctacTTGGCTGTTTTTTACATTCATTTGAAAGTATTGTACAAAGCGGGACCACATGATAGTATTATGACCAGTGCGTTTCAAGCCTCCTTGGAGGGTGGCTTGGCTTCCATCACCAAGGGACAGCCCCTCTTGGTGGCACATGGGTCGCAGATTACTCTAag GCACACTCATGGGAGGACGTGCTGGTTACATTCCCACAATCACGTTTATCCAATCAGATATCCCGACAAAAGAGGTTCTAGTCATCAACAGCAAGTCACTTGTTATTCATTCAAGGATGTTAATAACTGGTGGATTGTGAAGAGGCCAAATAAAAACGATCTTGTGGTTGAACAACCCATAGATGCAATCAAACATGGAGATGTTATCCAGCTAGTACATG GTATAACAAGCCGTGCCTTAAACTCCCACGACGTGGCAGCGCCCGTGTCCCCCCAATGCCAGGAAGTGTCCTGTTACATCGACTACAACGTCTCAATGCCCGCGCAAAACCTCTGGAGGGTGGAAATTTTAAACCGGGATCAAAACGGGGACAGCTGGCACACAATACAATCACTGATAAGACTGATACACGTTGATACGAACACAGCTCTTAAATTCACCGGACGACAACTCCCAGATTGGGGCTTCCATCAGCATGAAGTTGCCGCTGACCGGATTATCAATCAAGACGACACGGTGTGGAACGTCGAGGAGCACCGATACactaaat CCGACGATCAAAAAGAACGCGAACGCGAACTCGTTACCGCCGAAATGATCCCAACAGCTGCAACTTCGCTAACATTCTGGGAAAAATTCTTCGAATTGCATTACAAAATGCTGTTTTCAGGCACCGAAAGTGTGCAAAATCATATGTATAGTTCGGAGCCTCTGGAATGGCCGTTGATGGCCAGGGGGATCGCCTATTGGGTCTCATCGACGAGCAAC GCGCAAATACATCTAATTGGAAATCTCTTGCTCTGGTATTCCGGAAGTGCCGGCCTTGCCACCTACTCAACTCTACTTGTCTTCTATCTTCTTCGTCGACGGAGACAGTGTTACGACCTTGATACGAAAAAATGGGAACAATTTCAGTTGATTGGAGAGTTATTTTTTACAGGCTATTTGTTCCATTATCTACCGTATTTTTTCGTGGAGCGGACGCTCTTTCTACACCACTATTTGCCCGCATTTACGTTCAAAACGCTGCTATTAGCGGCCCTGCTTGAACACGTTTATTCAACAATTagtgatatttttaaaattagggtcataaagtatatttttatattactcATATTTTTATGGATTTGTTGcatattttacgtttttatgaaatttatagTATTGTGTTATGGTACAACCCCGTTAACTACAAATGACATTATTGATCTGAGATGGAAAGACACTTGGGACTTCATAGTTCATAAAAATTAG
- the LOC659493 gene encoding uncharacterized protein LOC659493 isoform X2, whose product MSENNVASKKEIGQGDSVNPAPQPAPTKAWVQFDEDGNGNSKDTPAVIATESVQVSLERSISKPAENNVAVLDPKPLRNVELPVATVEPIRQGFSNGDIIVTLLPVNTRFPWVTPAQFRPELVPEELMAQGLTLTVEEYVQAMELLVNDYRFTLYNVCYKRVLVVWIILAFSVLFGLLFSGLSGLTLFGLGIGWLVLNAAAIFFSMWIKYKLSRNLERCLAHVNKQLLRHKIVIALDDRGKISCHKVNLCFLYMDSAPCIAHLQTSIDQQERDPANGWEQRMDITAHDIVIQGSRTTRLSRKQDRAEQLFLRYLQRWGKDFLRRRLDWTVDEMLGNPSNPLHINSSLCPCQYVEEILANKPPRSDRDCCPIWSRFLARRGID is encoded by the exons ATGAGCGAGAATAATGTGGCGTCGAAGAAAGAAATAGGCCAGGGCGATAGTGTCAACCCTGCACCCCAGCCAGCACCCACCAAGGCCTGGGTGCAGTTCGATGAGGATGGAAATGGCAATAGTAAAGATACACCAGCTGTGATAGCGACTGAAAGCGTTCAAGTCAGCTTGGAAAGGAGCATAAGCAAGCCCGCGGAAAATAATGTCGCGGTTTTGGACCCCAAACCCTTGAGAAATGTGGAGTTACCAGTTGCTACAGTTGAACCTATTCGACAAGGATTct CTAATGGTGATATTATTGTAACACTTTTGCCTGTAAATACTCGTTTTCCATGGGTAACACCAGCTCAATTCCGTCCAGAACTAGTGCCTGAAGAGCTAATGGCCCAAGGACTGACT CTAACTGTGGAAGAGTATGTCCAGGCCATGGAGCTCTTAGTCAATGACTACCGATTCACACTATACAACGTGTGTTACAAGCGCGTGCTCGTCGTTTGGATCATCCTTGCATTTTCCGTACTATTCGGTTTATTATTCTCGGGTTTATCTGGTCTTACACTCTTCGGGTTAGGTATCGGTTGGTTAGTTTTAAACGCGGCTGCAATTTTCTTCTCAATGTGGATAAAGTATAAACTATCCCGCAACTTGGAACGATGTCTGGCTCATGTGAATAAACAGTTACTCAGACACAAAATTGTGATAGCACTCGACGATAGAGGAAAAATTTCGTGTCACAAAGTCAATCTTTGCTTCCTGTACATGGACTCAGCTCCGTGCATAGCACACTTGCAAACGAGCATCGATCAACAGGAGAGAGATCCGGCGAATGGATGGGAGCAGAGGATGGACATCACAGCCCATGACATTGTTATTCAAGGAAGTCGAACGACGAGGCTATCCAGGAAACAG GACCGGGCTGAGCAGTTGTTCTTGCGCTATTTGCAAAGGTGGGGAAAAGATTTTCTCAGGAGACGTTTAGATTGGACCGTGGACGAAATGTTGGGGAATCCGTCCAATCCTCTCCACATAAATTCGTCGCTTTGCCCTTGCCAGTACGTCGAGGAGATACTGGCAAATAAACCGCCGAGATCTGACAGAGATTGCTGTCCGATTTGGTCGCGATTTTTGGCCAGACGGGGCATCGATTAA
- the LOC659619 gene encoding proteasome subunit beta type-7 — protein sequence MSVLCPEIAPPGFSFANCKRNATLESKGFPVPKATKTGTTIVGITYKDGVILGADTRATEDTTVSDKNCEKIHYLASNMYCCGAGTAADTEQTTQMISSQLELHRLFTNRTPRVATANQMLKQYLFRYQGYIGAALVLGGVDVTGPHLYSIYPHGSTDKLPYTTMGSGSLAAMAVFESRWKPDLDEEEGVKLVRDAIAAGIFNDLGSGSNVDVCIIRKGSVDYRRTYDEANKKGVRQSSYQYPKGTTAVLKSKVIKVDVVDVAVHPIEAEQMDTA from the exons ATGTCGGTTTTGTGCCCCGAAATTGCGCCCCCAGGTTTTTCATTCGCCAACTGCAAGCG AAATGCTACCCTCGAAAGTAAAGGCTTTCCGGTGCCCAAAGCCACCAAAACCGGGACCACAATTGTGGGAATCACTTACAAAGACGGGGTGATTCTGGGGGCTGACACCCGAGCCACAGAAGACACCACCGTGTCGGATAAAAACTGCGAAAAAATCCACTACCTCGCCTCCAATATGTA TTGTTGCGGGGCTGGGACTGCGGCCGACACGGAACAAACCACCCAAATGATTTCCTCGCAACTCGAGCTGCACCGTTTGTTCACCAATCGAACCCCCCGAGTGGCCACCGCCAACCAAATGCTTAAACAGTACCTCTTCCGCTATCAGGGGTACATTGGCGCAGCCCTAGTTCTTGGGGGAGTGGACGTCACTGGGCCCCACTTGTATTCAATTTACCCGCACGGTTCCACAGATAAACTGCCGTACACTACCATGGGATCAGGCTCTCTTGCCGCAATGGCAGTGTTTGAGTCGCGCTGGAAGCCCGATTTGGACGAAGAGGAAGGGGTCAAGTTGGTACGGGATGCTATCGCCGCTGGTATTTTCAACGATTTGGGGTCGGGGTCTAACGTGGACGTGTGCATAATTCGGAAGGGGTCTGTTGATTATCGCCGCACTTACGACGAGGCCAACAAAAAGGGGGTCCGCCAGTCGTCCTACCAGTACCCCAAAGGGACCACTGcggttttaaaaagtaaagtaATCAAGGTTGATGTGGTTGACGTTGCCGTTCATCCCATTGAGGCCGAACAGATGGACACGGcttaa
- the LOC659493 gene encoding uncharacterized protein LOC659493 isoform X1 produces the protein MSENNVASKKEIGQGDSVNPAPQPAPTKAWVQFDEDGNGNSKDTPAVIATESVQVSLERSISKPAENNVAVLDPKPLRNVELPVATVEPIRQGFSNGDIIVTLLPVNTRFPWVTPAQFRPELVPEELMAQGLTLTVEEYVQAMELLVNDYRFTLYNVCYKRVLVVWIILAFSVLFGLLFSGLSGLTLFGLGIGWLVLNAAAIFFSMWIKYKLSRNLERCLAHVNKQLLRHKIVIALDDRGKISCHKVNLCFLYMDSAPCIAHLQTSIDQQERDPANGWEQRMDITAHDIVIQGSRTTRLSRKQERATLLYLRYASRWGRNVVRGLLVSPPASGGRHCPSLTCPCQFIEEHLHCKPSGPCLICFYMSDRNVQAHTDVNPMHYPL, from the exons ATGAGCGAGAATAATGTGGCGTCGAAGAAAGAAATAGGCCAGGGCGATAGTGTCAACCCTGCACCCCAGCCAGCACCCACCAAGGCCTGGGTGCAGTTCGATGAGGATGGAAATGGCAATAGTAAAGATACACCAGCTGTGATAGCGACTGAAAGCGTTCAAGTCAGCTTGGAAAGGAGCATAAGCAAGCCCGCGGAAAATAATGTCGCGGTTTTGGACCCCAAACCCTTGAGAAATGTGGAGTTACCAGTTGCTACAGTTGAACCTATTCGACAAGGATTct CTAATGGTGATATTATTGTAACACTTTTGCCTGTAAATACTCGTTTTCCATGGGTAACACCAGCTCAATTCCGTCCAGAACTAGTGCCTGAAGAGCTAATGGCCCAAGGACTGACT CTAACTGTGGAAGAGTATGTCCAGGCCATGGAGCTCTTAGTCAATGACTACCGATTCACACTATACAACGTGTGTTACAAGCGCGTGCTCGTCGTTTGGATCATCCTTGCATTTTCCGTACTATTCGGTTTATTATTCTCGGGTTTATCTGGTCTTACACTCTTCGGGTTAGGTATCGGTTGGTTAGTTTTAAACGCGGCTGCAATTTTCTTCTCAATGTGGATAAAGTATAAACTATCCCGCAACTTGGAACGATGTCTGGCTCATGTGAATAAACAGTTACTCAGACACAAAATTGTGATAGCACTCGACGATAGAGGAAAAATTTCGTGTCACAAAGTCAATCTTTGCTTCCTGTACATGGACTCAGCTCCGTGCATAGCACACTTGCAAACGAGCATCGATCAACAGGAGAGAGATCCGGCGAATGGATGGGAGCAGAGGATGGACATCACAGCCCATGACATTGTTATTCAAGGAAGTCGAACGACGAGGCTATCCAGGAAACAG GAGAGGGCGACATTGTTATATTTGCGATATGCATCTCGTTGGGGGCGTAATGTAGTGCGTGGATTATTAGTAAGTCCACCGGCCTCAGGGGGCCGGCATTGTCCTTCACTTACATGTCCCTGTCAATTTATTGAAGAGCATCTGCACTGTAAACCGTCAG gaCCATGCTTGATTTGCTTCTACATGTCAGATCGTAATGTTCAGGCTCACACTGACGTTAATCCAATGCATTACCCCCTGTAA
- the LOC659756 gene encoding ATPase WRNIP1 codes for MDKDNEPVGNCPICDKPFSLSLIESHVNKCIFLNSADAEDMPKRKRSPSPILPQNTTKPKTTQKMDLVSPSKKPKTSSSTSTTKENPLTFTTPLAKQLQPKCLDDFMGQSHVLGENTVLRTLLEKGDIPNMVLWGPPGCGKTSLSGVIQGICKSNPTKLKFVSLCAATAGVKDVQNIVSAAKLQQKFGCRTVLFMDEIHRFNKKQQDIFLLHVEKGDIILVGATTENPSFTVNSALLSRCRVIVLQKLDPDCLYQILERGARNFNVEVVDKGARSKGFAVQADALKWLADISDGDARIALGNLQLVLQYNEDKNKVVTIEDIKEKIKKSHLLYDRKGEEHYNVISAMHKSIRGSDPNAALYWTTRMIVSGEDPLYIARRMVRAASEDIGNADPRALQLAVSTMQGCQLLGMPECDVLLAQCAIYLARAPKSREADSALARAKQLIKSCEGLQPSVPMHLRNAPTRLMKDLGYGKLEGDERYYMPPELKNVDFFK; via the exons ATGGACAAAGATAACGAACCCGTTGGTAACTGCCCTATTTGCGACAAGCCCTTTTCGTTAAGCTTGATCGAAAGTCACGTTAACAAATGTATCTTCCTGAACTCGGCGGACGCTGAAGACATGCCGAAACGCAAACGGTCCCCCTCGCCAATTCTCCCCCAGAACACTACCAAACCAAAGACAACCCAAAAAATGGATTTAGTTTCACCAtccaagaaaccaaaaacctCGTCTTCAACAAGCACCACCAAAGAGAACCCCCTGACCTTTACAACCCCCTTAGCCAAGCAGCTCCAACCCAAGTGCCTGGACGACTTCATGGGCCAAAGCCACGTCCTGGGCGAAAACACCGTGCTGAGGACCCTACTGGAGAAAGGAGACATTCCCAACATGGTCCTGTGGGGGCCCCCCGGCTGCGGCAAAACGTCCCTCTCGGGGGTGATCCAAGGCATATGTAAGAGCAACCCcacgaaattaaaattcgtGTCGTTATGTGCGGCCACTGCGGGCGTTAAAGACGTGCAAAATATAGTCTCGGCAGCGAAGCTGCAGCAGAAATTTGGGTGCCGCACTGTTTTATTCATGGATGAGATACACAGGTTTAATAAAAAGCAGCAGGACATTTTCCTGTTGCATGTGGAGAAAGGGGACATTATTTTAGTGGGGGCCACCACTGAAAACCCGTCGTTTACTGTAAATTCGGCACTTTTGAGCCGCTGTCGTGTGATTGTCTTGCAAAAGTTGGACCCCGATTGCTTGTATCAAATTTTGGAACGGGGGGCTCGGAATTTCAACGTGGAAGTTGTAGATAAGGGGGCAAGGAGTAAAGGATTTGCGGTGCAAGCAGACGCGCTTAAGTGGTTGGCTGATATAAGCGATGGGGACGCCAGGATTGCCCTGGGGAACCTACAACTAGTTCTCCAATACAATGaggataaaaataaagttgttACGATCGAGGATATTAaggaaaaaatcaagaaatctCATTTGTTGTATGATCGCAAAGGGGAAGAACACTATAATGTTATTTCAGCAATGCACAAGTCAATCAGGGGCTCAGACCCCAATGCGGCCCTTTACTGGACCACGAGAATGATAGTCAGTGGTGAAGACCCTCTCTACATTGCTCGCAGAATGGTCAGGGCTGCTAGTGAAGatattg GTAATGCAGACCCTAGAGCCCTACAACTGGCAGTCAGTACAATGCAAGGGTGTCAATTGTTAGGGATGCCCGAATGTGACGTACTTTTGGCCCAGTGTGCAATTTATTTAGCCAGAGCCCCTAAGTCAAGAGAGGCCGATTCGGCTTTAGCTAGAGCAAAACAGCTCATTAAAAGTTGTGAAGGGTTGCAACCCTCTGTTCCTATGCATTTGAGAAACGCTCCAACAAGATTAATGAAAGATTTGG GGTATGGAAAACTTGAGGGTGATGAACGGTATTACATGCCTCCAGAACTCAAAAACGTGGATTTTTTCAAGTAA